A single window of Methanoregula sp. DNA harbors:
- a CDS encoding DUF2115 domain-containing protein yields the protein MAGRDERGTGAALMEEVPEDAAHIHAISLQLKEAQSRGELGVVIAREVLRYSLFELQVIGGRLNNEIARLPSPYRERIRPYFLDQIFGTHHRILALFRNGGLDRLKGPIEDRPAFCAFCDMLPAGCFVKDDRSEIYPHFVHPRNRLFYYLIAAFAMFVLNEPGHPVGMPFPGGFTVEKRGSEYYCLIRDKEKEVPHSICNFCPAKQSEEN from the coding sequence GTGGCAGGACGGGACGAAAGGGGAACGGGCGCAGCGCTCATGGAGGAGGTCCCGGAGGATGCTGCACATATCCATGCAATCTCCCTGCAACTCAAAGAAGCGCAGAGCCGGGGCGAACTCGGGGTGGTCATCGCCCGCGAGGTGCTGAGGTATTCCCTCTTTGAGCTGCAGGTAATTGGCGGGCGCCTGAACAACGAGATTGCCCGGCTGCCCTCCCCCTACCGCGAACGGATCCGGCCGTATTTCCTTGACCAGATCTTCGGGACGCACCACCGGATCCTCGCGCTGTTCCGGAACGGCGGCCTTGACCGGCTGAAAGGGCCGATAGAGGACCGGCCGGCCTTTTGCGCATTCTGCGACATGCTGCCTGCAGGGTGTTTTGTCAAGGACGACCGGTCGGAAATATACCCTCATTTTGTACATCCACGGAACCGTCTCTTCTATTACCTCATCGCGGCGTTTGCAATGTTTGTCCTAAATGAGCCCGGCCACCCGGTCGGGATGCCGTTTCCGGGCGGGTTTACCGTGGAAAAACGGGGCAGCGAATACTACTGCCTGATCCGTGACAAAGAAAAGGAAGTCCCGCATTCGATCTGCAACTTCTGCCCGGCAAAGCAGAGCGAGGAAAATTAG
- a CDS encoding thioredoxin family protein: MTKIEIIGTGCAKCKRLFANAGQAVKDLKITADVVKVDDIDEIVNRGIMMTPALFIDGKVRAEGRVPDVNEIKAMLTGG; this comes from the coding sequence ATGACAAAAATCGAAATTATCGGAACCGGCTGCGCCAAGTGCAAACGGCTTTTTGCCAATGCCGGGCAGGCAGTAAAGGACCTGAAGATCACTGCGGATGTGGTCAAGGTCGATGATATCGATGAGATCGTAAACCGCGGGATCATGATGACACCGGCCCTCTTCATCGATGGCAAGGTGCGGGCGGAAGGCCGGGTGCCTGACGTGAATGAGATTAAAGCCATGCTTACGGGGGGATAG
- the hgcA gene encoding mercury methylation corrinoid protein HgcA: MSPIRSAYSTISFANRLDHFLARLGWKRESRRVEPGLYRLGTPSPESPVFASANYTLSFDALRSALAGVDAWILVLDTKGINVWCAAGKGTFGTDELVSRIQSAGLASVVSHRKIIVPQLGAPGISWPEVMRRSKFLVEYGPVRARDLSEYLKTHTATPAMRRVQFPFRDRIVLTPVEFAHAALPTVVAAVFLWFVAGPVAAFAAVSAVLAGTVLFPALLPYIPTQDFSTKGLILGGVVAIPFAVSFGTAPALPFWANALAAATPLLVMPPVTAYLALNFTGCTTFTSRTGVKKEIFRYVPAMAVMAVLGIIAGIILGISRMPGVL; encoded by the coding sequence ATGTCCCCGATCCGCTCCGCATACAGCACCATCAGCTTCGCCAACCGGCTCGACCATTTCCTTGCCCGTCTGGGCTGGAAGCGGGAGAGTCGCCGGGTGGAGCCCGGCCTGTACCGGCTCGGGACCCCGTCACCGGAGTCCCCGGTCTTTGCATCGGCAAACTACACGCTAAGTTTCGATGCCCTCCGGTCTGCACTTGCCGGAGTTGATGCGTGGATCCTTGTACTTGACACAAAAGGGATCAATGTCTGGTGCGCTGCCGGCAAGGGGACGTTCGGGACCGATGAGCTTGTCAGCCGGATCCAGTCTGCAGGTCTCGCATCTGTGGTCAGCCACCGGAAGATCATCGTCCCCCAGCTCGGGGCACCGGGGATCTCGTGGCCGGAAGTGATGCGGAGATCAAAATTCCTTGTCGAGTACGGCCCGGTCCGGGCAAGGGATCTTTCGGAGTACCTGAAAACGCATACGGCGACGCCGGCAATGCGCCGGGTGCAGTTTCCGTTCAGGGACAGGATTGTCTTAACACCGGTGGAATTTGCCCATGCAGCGCTCCCGACGGTTGTTGCGGCAGTGTTCCTCTGGTTTGTCGCCGGACCGGTCGCTGCTTTTGCAGCAGTATCCGCAGTCCTTGCAGGGACAGTGCTCTTCCCCGCACTCCTGCCATATATCCCGACACAGGACTTTTCAACTAAAGGGCTGATCCTTGGCGGTGTCGTTGCCATCCCCTTTGCAGTTTCCTTCGGGACCGCTCCTGCACTGCCGTTCTGGGCAAACGCACTGGCAGCGGCAACACCGCTGCTGGTTATGCCCCCAGTGACCGCGTACCTTGCACTCAATTTTACCGGATGCACGACTTTCACGTCCCGGACCGGTGTAAAAAAGGAGATCTTCCGGTATGTGCCGGCCATGGCCGTGATGGCCGTCCTTGGAATCATTGCCGGAATAATTCTTGGAATAAGCCGGATGCCCGGGGTGCTGTAA
- a CDS encoding ABC transporter permease, translated as MKELPLFLRGILVIAEKNIRIYYNKAPVFIFGLLFPLFMFLAFFIGRHLDLAAFFPGFLAMTLFFTASSVGPLITPWEKRDKTYERLLSYPVTLESIILGDIAAGAFFGLIITTLVWLISSVFLHLAVGNPAILLAALLLGTVTFAALGTLLASPASDTPSNVMMLSSLVRFPLIFISGIFIPVSQMAGWGLILTYISPLTYLVDLFNTGLTGSSAFSPAADCAALIIVIAVFILAARFIQARNLVKGL; from the coding sequence ATGAAGGAACTGCCGCTGTTCCTCCGGGGCATCCTTGTCATTGCCGAGAAAAACATCAGGATATACTACAACAAGGCACCGGTATTCATCTTCGGGCTCCTCTTCCCGCTGTTCATGTTCCTTGCCTTCTTCATCGGGCGGCACCTCGACCTTGCGGCGTTCTTCCCGGGTTTTCTTGCCATGACCCTCTTTTTCACCGCATCCTCAGTAGGGCCGCTCATCACCCCATGGGAAAAACGGGACAAGACCTACGAGCGGCTGCTTTCATATCCTGTCACGCTGGAGAGCATTATCCTCGGGGATATCGCGGCAGGGGCATTCTTCGGGCTTATCATCACAACGCTGGTGTGGCTTATAAGCAGCGTTTTCCTGCACCTGGCTGTCGGGAACCCCGCAATCCTTCTCGCAGCACTTCTTCTTGGCACGGTCACGTTTGCCGCGCTCGGCACGCTGCTGGCATCACCGGCATCGGATACGCCGTCCAATGTAATGATGCTCTCAAGCCTTGTGCGGTTCCCGCTCATCTTCATCTCCGGTATTTTCATCCCCGTCAGCCAGATGGCCGGTTGGGGGCTTATACTTACTTACATCTCCCCGCTCACGTACCTTGTTGACCTGTTCAATACAGGCCTGACCGGCAGTTCGGCTTTCTCACCTGCAGCCGATTGCGCTGCACTGATAATCGTGATCGCGGTATTCATCCTAGCTGCACGGTTCATCCAGGCCCGGAACCTGGTAAAAGGGTTATAA
- a CDS encoding DUF333 domain-containing protein, producing the protein MQTRTGIVLILLLCLAAAIFIAGCTQQSSQVPAPGAQPTAPAKAGMANPASVSCVDKGGTLEIKKDPAGAEYGMCKFANGTSCEEWALFRGEGCKAGVEPPATAKAPGMANPASVNCGKVGGTTEIKKNADGSEYGMCKFTNGTSCEEWALFRGEGCKAGGTAAAK; encoded by the coding sequence ATGCAGACCAGAACAGGAATTGTCCTTATACTGCTGCTCTGCCTTGCCGCCGCTATCTTCATCGCCGGCTGCACACAGCAGTCCTCACAAGTACCGGCCCCGGGCGCACAACCCACAGCCCCGGCAAAAGCAGGCATGGCTAACCCGGCCTCAGTTTCCTGCGTTGACAAGGGCGGAACCTTAGAGATCAAAAAAGACCCGGCTGGTGCCGAGTACGGCATGTGCAAATTCGCAAACGGTACGTCCTGCGAGGAGTGGGCGCTCTTCCGCGGCGAAGGCTGCAAGGCCGGCGTTGAGCCCCCGGCAACCGCTAAGGCGCCCGGGATGGCAAACCCTGCCTCTGTCAACTGCGGCAAGGTTGGCGGCACGACCGAGATTAAAAAGAATGCCGATGGCAGCGAGTACGGCATGTGCAAATTCACAAACGGCACCTCCTGCGAGGAGTGGGCGCTCTTCCGTGGTGAAGGATGTAAGGCCGGTGGAACGGCAGCTGCAAAATAA
- a CDS encoding C-GCAxxG-C-C family protein — translation MAKSDDALAGFMSGFTCSAAVVSAFSRDLDLDPDTAKKIACGFGAGISKTGNICGAVSGAIMVIGLRYGKVNQGDDAATEKTRALTRQFMQEFANRHGSVNCTELLGYNLSRPEEFATARDTGLFVTRCPEFVRDAAAILERIL, via the coding sequence ATGGCAAAATCCGATGATGCTCTGGCCGGTTTCATGAGTGGATTCACCTGCTCCGCAGCAGTAGTATCCGCCTTTTCAAGAGACCTGGACCTTGATCCTGATACTGCAAAGAAGATCGCCTGCGGATTCGGTGCGGGGATTTCAAAGACCGGCAATATCTGCGGGGCGGTGTCGGGGGCGATCATGGTGATCGGGCTCAGGTACGGTAAGGTAAATCAGGGCGACGATGCGGCAACCGAGAAGACACGGGCGCTCACCCGGCAGTTCATGCAGGAGTTTGCAAACCGCCACGGTTCGGTCAACTGCACGGAACTACTCGGGTATAACTTAAGCAGACCGGAAGAATTTGCAACGGCACGTGACACCGGGCTGTTTGTAACCCGGTGCCCGGAATTCGTGCGGGACGCAGCTGCAATCCTTGAAAGAATTCTGTGA
- a CDS encoding permease, with product MYEDLVLKGLLGGVTALADYLSAHVLTCLVPAFFIAGAMNALLRKEAITKYLGEKTPLYKAYPVAVVSGLLLAVCSCTILPLFAGIKKKGAGIGPAIAFLYTAPATNILAIAFTWSVIGADFAIARIVLSVTFAIIIGLIISKLFADTTPAAAAVPIACACAPTTEPDAATGQRDVILFIGTLVAILFVGTWSIFLENRLAGIPLRFLVLPVLILVIVIEARRWFTRDEQRAWLEETWSFMRTIFPLLFIGIFAAGIISALLPEGILGTYLGSNTVSANLIAVLFGTFMYFPTLVEVPMAKMFLDLGMAKGPLLAYVLADPVISLPSILVVRKFMGTRQTIAYVLLIVFFCTLAGLIYGSFVG from the coding sequence ATGTACGAAGACCTGGTGCTGAAAGGGCTGCTTGGGGGCGTAACTGCGCTTGCCGACTACCTCTCGGCGCACGTGCTCACCTGCCTTGTCCCGGCATTCTTTATTGCGGGTGCGATGAATGCACTCCTCCGCAAAGAGGCGATCACGAAGTATCTTGGTGAGAAGACCCCGCTGTACAAGGCTTACCCGGTCGCCGTTGTCTCCGGCCTTCTCCTTGCCGTCTGCTCCTGCACGATCCTTCCCCTCTTTGCCGGGATCAAGAAGAAAGGTGCGGGGATCGGGCCGGCAATTGCTTTTCTCTACACAGCCCCGGCCACCAATATCCTTGCGATCGCGTTCACGTGGAGCGTGATCGGAGCGGATTTTGCAATCGCCCGTATCGTTCTCTCGGTCACGTTTGCGATCATCATCGGCCTCATCATCTCAAAGCTCTTTGCAGATACGACGCCTGCGGCAGCAGCAGTTCCTATTGCATGTGCCTGTGCTCCCACTACGGAACCGGATGCAGCAACGGGCCAGAGAGATGTAATCCTGTTCATCGGAACCCTTGTTGCAATCCTCTTTGTCGGCACCTGGAGTATCTTTCTGGAGAACAGACTGGCAGGGATACCTCTCCGGTTCCTCGTGCTCCCTGTGCTTATCCTCGTCATTGTTATCGAGGCGCGGAGGTGGTTTACCCGGGATGAGCAGCGTGCCTGGCTTGAAGAGACCTGGTCGTTCATGCGAACGATATTCCCCCTCCTCTTTATCGGGATCTTTGCCGCAGGGATAATCAGTGCGCTCCTGCCGGAAGGAATTCTCGGTACATACCTTGGGTCGAATACCGTGTCCGCAAACTTAATCGCGGTGCTCTTCGGGACGTTCATGTACTTCCCGACGCTCGTGGAGGTGCCCATGGCGAAGATGTTCCTGGATTTGGGCATGGCAAAGGGCCCGCTTCTTGCGTATGTCCTTGCCGATCCGGTCATCTCCCTGCCGAGTATCCTTGTCGTCCGGAAGTTCATGGGCACGAGGCAGACCATTGCGTATGTACTCCTGATCGTGTTCTTCTGCACACTCGCCGGGCTGATCTATGGATCCTTTGTCGGTTGA
- a CDS encoding arsenate reductase ArsC, producing the protein MTKKTRVLFICTANAARSQMAEGYLQAKYGDRYEVYSAGTKKARVSARAIDVMREIGIDISHQHSKTLDEVSGMEFDIAVTLCDNAHRICPVIPNAGTTIHQGFFDPHLTPGNDMEVLAGYRSVRNEIVAWIDEMFRTRA; encoded by the coding sequence ATGACAAAGAAAACCCGGGTCCTTTTTATCTGTACGGCAAACGCCGCCCGTTCCCAGATGGCGGAGGGCTACCTGCAGGCAAAGTATGGTGACAGGTATGAGGTATATTCCGCAGGCACAAAAAAAGCACGGGTCAGCGCCCGTGCGATCGATGTCATGCGCGAGATCGGGATCGACATCAGCCATCAGCATTCAAAGACTCTTGATGAAGTCTCAGGGATGGAATTTGATATCGCGGTAACCCTCTGCGACAACGCTCACCGGATCTGCCCGGTCATTCCCAATGCCGGGACAACGATCCACCAGGGATTTTTTGATCCCCATCTGACCCCCGGTAATGATATGGAAGTGCTTGCCGGGTACCGCAGTGTACGAAACGAGATCGTTGCATGGATCGATGAGATGTTCAGGACGAGGGCCTGA
- a CDS encoding putative zinc-binding protein, whose product MTEIPCSCGQNEPKRIIFPCAGQANVGQLTNLAALQLTEEGYGNIACLALLGTGSESLLANAMNADEVVILDGCPMICAKKIAGAQGVAAGQHLIITGLGITKGPSKTYTADDIEKVVAACWKGEGRKKGAAAPEKTGRKDNGCGCGCGGTC is encoded by the coding sequence ATGACGGAGATACCATGTTCATGCGGACAGAACGAACCAAAGCGGATCATTTTTCCCTGTGCAGGGCAGGCAAATGTCGGGCAACTGACCAACCTTGCGGCTCTCCAGCTGACGGAAGAGGGCTATGGGAACATCGCCTGCCTCGCGCTGCTCGGCACCGGTTCCGAGAGCCTTCTTGCCAATGCGATGAACGCTGACGAAGTCGTCATCCTCGATGGCTGCCCGATGATCTGCGCTAAGAAGATCGCGGGCGCACAGGGCGTTGCAGCCGGACAGCATCTTATCATAACCGGGCTGGGCATCACCAAGGGGCCGTCGAAAACCTATACGGCTGACGACATTGAGAAGGTCGTTGCCGCATGCTGGAAAGGCGAAGGCCGGAAGAAGGGGGCTGCAGCGCCGGAAAAAACCGGTCGGAAAGATAACGGGTGTGGCTGTGGGTGCGGCGGGACCTGCTGA
- a CDS encoding metalloregulator ArsR/SmtB family transcription factor has translation MTRPARSCCGPPARKGKKKESVIPDSIQSDLDRIGGIKTLAARLPKDADLKAMSRVYRALSDPLRLKILYLIKDQPLCVCVIKEFIHIADSKLSYHLTILREAGLIKGEYHGNWIIYNITETGRGYVSNRAES, from the coding sequence ATGACACGACCGGCCCGGTCCTGTTGCGGTCCGCCCGCACGGAAGGGGAAGAAGAAAGAGTCAGTAATCCCCGACTCGATCCAGTCGGATCTCGACCGTATCGGCGGGATTAAGACGCTTGCAGCCCGGCTCCCGAAAGATGCGGATCTCAAAGCGATGAGCCGGGTGTACCGCGCCCTGTCCGATCCCCTGCGCCTGAAAATCCTGTACCTGATCAAAGACCAGCCGCTCTGTGTCTGCGTAATCAAGGAGTTTATCCATATCGCGGACTCAAAGCTCTCCTACCATCTCACCATCCTAAGAGAGGCCGGCCTGATCAAAGGAGAATACCACGGGAACTGGATCATCTACAATATCACGGAAACAGGCAGGGGTTATGTCAGCAACCGGGCAGAATCATGA
- a CDS encoding NADP-dependent malic enzyme: MKRGQNQRDLFTGSLKLHEKFHGKIEVHSKVPLVSRRDLSLAYTPGVGAVCKAIHQDRNLAYRYTLKANTIAIVTDGSRVLSLGNIGGYAAIPVMEGKALLFKKLADIDAFPICFESYHTEFADEIKNIAPVFGGIALEDIAAPKCFELEEALQGIGIPVMHDDQHGTAIVVLAALMNACKVTKKRFEDLNIVISGSGAAGFAIIRMLAGIGYNPDLFPRVNDIIVCDSRGIIHRHREGLYGNKYKFIMAEETNKDGRKGSLADAMEGADVCIGVSVPDIITPKMVRAMNTDPVIFALANPSPEIHPHDALLAGAAVVGTGRGEFPNQINYALAFPGIFRGALDVCATRISDEMKVAAAHAIANYVKRPRKDRILPRVLNRDVVKTVAQAVREAAVVSGCARTL, translated from the coding sequence ATGAAGCGCGGGCAAAACCAGAGAGATCTTTTTACCGGATCCCTCAAACTTCATGAAAAATTCCACGGGAAGATTGAGGTCCACTCCAAGGTGCCCCTGGTCAGCCGCCGCGATCTTTCACTTGCCTATACCCCCGGAGTAGGCGCGGTCTGCAAGGCGATACACCAGGACAGGAACCTTGCCTACCGGTATACCCTGAAGGCAAATACAATCGCCATCGTCACCGACGGCTCCCGCGTCTTATCACTTGGAAATATCGGGGGGTATGCCGCAATCCCGGTCATGGAGGGCAAAGCCCTGCTTTTCAAAAAACTTGCCGATATCGATGCGTTCCCGATCTGTTTTGAGAGTTACCACACGGAATTTGCAGACGAGATCAAGAATATCGCACCGGTCTTTGGCGGGATCGCGCTCGAAGATATTGCAGCGCCCAAGTGCTTCGAGCTCGAGGAGGCCCTCCAGGGAATCGGCATTCCGGTGATGCATGATGACCAGCACGGCACTGCCATTGTGGTGCTTGCAGCGCTCATGAACGCATGCAAGGTGACAAAAAAACGGTTCGAGGACTTAAATATTGTAATCAGCGGCTCCGGGGCGGCAGGGTTTGCAATCATCCGGATGCTCGCGGGGATCGGGTACAACCCGGACCTTTTCCCGCGTGTCAACGATATCATCGTCTGCGACAGCCGGGGGATCATACACCGGCACCGCGAGGGGCTCTATGGCAACAAGTACAAGTTCATCATGGCAGAGGAGACGAACAAGGACGGGCGGAAAGGCTCGCTTGCCGATGCAATGGAAGGCGCGGACGTATGCATCGGCGTCTCGGTGCCCGATATCATCACGCCAAAGATGGTCCGGGCCATGAACACCGACCCGGTCATCTTTGCGCTTGCCAACCCGTCACCTGAGATCCACCCCCATGACGCCCTGCTCGCGGGTGCGGCGGTTGTCGGGACAGGAAGGGGTGAATTCCCCAACCAGATCAACTATGCCCTTGCATTCCCCGGTATATTCAGGGGGGCGCTTGATGTCTGCGCCACACGGATTTCGGACGAGATGAAAGTGGCGGCAGCCCATGCGATCGCCAACTATGTCAAACGGCCGCGAAAAGACCGGATCCTGCCCCGGGTCCTGAACCGGGACGTGGTCAAAACCGTGGCACAGGCCGTCCGCGAGGCTGCAGTCGTTAGCGGGTGCGCACGGACACTTTAA
- the hgcB gene encoding mercury methylation ferredoxin HgcB, translating to MFNFRRTERSDVRGREGVHRPTFDFRAGYQNPGGEKSPSGLFDSYTENTLRYYPERCINCKRCTQVCPHGVFEEGADTAVLARPSACMECGACALNCPVQAIEVQSGVGCAWAMIGAALRGKDMDTECSCGGEDGTCCASPKERGCPDE from the coding sequence ATGTTCAACTTCCGAAGAACTGAGCGTAGCGATGTTCGAGGAAGAGAAGGGGTGCATCGGCCGACCTTCGATTTCAGAGCGGGTTACCAGAACCCCGGTGGGGAGAAGAGTCCATCGGGACTCTTCGATTCATACACCGAAAACACGCTCCGGTACTATCCCGAACGGTGCATCAACTGCAAACGCTGCACGCAGGTCTGCCCCCACGGGGTCTTTGAGGAGGGCGCGGATACGGCAGTACTTGCCAGACCATCCGCATGCATGGAATGCGGCGCCTGCGCCCTCAACTGCCCGGTACAGGCAATTGAGGTCCAGAGCGGTGTCGGGTGCGCATGGGCAATGATCGGCGCAGCCCTCCGGGGAAAGGATATGGACACGGAGTGCAGCTGCGGCGGGGAAGACGGCACCTGCTGTGCCTCCCCGAAAGAACGGGGATGCCCTGATGAATGA
- the arsB gene encoding ACR3 family arsenite efflux transporter yields the protein MMPESNGAKEPKGLGFFEKYLTVWVALCIGIGILLGRFAPETAKYLDSLSVFIGEAPVVSIPIAVCLFFMMYPIMVKIDFAEVLKAGKNIKPVSLTLLVNWAIKPFTMYAIALFFLGTLFLAFIGPDAVDLVKMPFSLDLPVGATYGVGTVVMEGGVKMLEVPLWRSYLAGCILLGIAPCTAMVLVWGYLAKGNDGHTLVMVAINSLSMLFLYGPLGGFLLGVGQLPVPWEALALSIAIYVAFPLVAGYLSRKLVIGAKGEEWFNKKFVHYLTPVTITALLVTLVLLFSFKGEVILTQPLTILWIAIPLFIQTVLIFTLGYVLAKRIHLTYEDAAPSAMIGASNHFEVAIATATILFGLSSGAALATVVGVLIEVPTMLLLVKICLRTRGWFA from the coding sequence ATGATGCCTGAATCCAATGGAGCCAAAGAGCCAAAAGGGCTGGGTTTCTTCGAGAAGTACCTGACCGTATGGGTAGCCCTCTGCATCGGCATTGGCATCCTGCTTGGGCGGTTTGCACCGGAGACCGCAAAGTACCTCGACAGCCTCTCCGTCTTTATCGGAGAAGCGCCGGTCGTCTCGATCCCGATTGCGGTCTGCCTGTTTTTCATGATGTACCCCATCATGGTGAAGATCGATTTTGCCGAGGTCCTCAAAGCAGGTAAAAACATCAAACCCGTCAGCCTCACCCTCCTTGTCAACTGGGCGATAAAGCCCTTCACCATGTACGCGATCGCACTTTTTTTCCTCGGGACCCTCTTTCTTGCATTCATCGGCCCGGACGCGGTTGATCTGGTAAAGATGCCGTTTTCGCTCGACCTCCCCGTCGGTGCCACGTACGGTGTCGGGACAGTGGTGATGGAAGGAGGAGTAAAGATGCTGGAAGTCCCTCTCTGGCGGAGTTACCTTGCCGGGTGCATCCTCCTTGGGATTGCGCCGTGCACCGCCATGGTGCTTGTCTGGGGATACCTTGCAAAGGGAAACGACGGGCATACCCTTGTGATGGTGGCGATCAACTCGCTTTCCATGCTCTTCCTCTACGGCCCGCTTGGTGGATTCCTGCTCGGAGTGGGCCAGCTCCCCGTCCCGTGGGAGGCACTCGCCCTTTCCATCGCGATCTATGTCGCCTTCCCGCTTGTGGCGGGATACCTCTCGAGAAAACTGGTCATAGGGGCGAAAGGTGAGGAATGGTTCAACAAAAAGTTTGTCCACTATCTCACGCCCGTCACCATCACGGCACTCCTGGTCACGCTCGTCCTCCTCTTCAGCTTCAAGGGAGAGGTAATACTCACGCAACCGCTCACAATCCTCTGGATCGCGATCCCCCTCTTTATCCAGACCGTGCTCATATTCACACTGGGTTACGTCCTTGCAAAGAGAATTCATCTCACTTATGAGGATGCAGCGCCCTCCGCGATGATCGGGGCGTCGAACCATTTCGAGGTGGCGATCGCGACCGCAACAATCCTGTTCGGGCTTTCATCCGGGGCTGCCCTTGCGACAGTGGTAGGCGTGCTGATCGAAGTGCCCACGATGCTCCTGCTGGTAAAGATTTGCCTGAGAACAAGAGGCTGGTTTGCTTAA
- a CDS encoding ATP-binding cassette domain-containing protein, which yields MTAIEALRLFKNFNGVKAVNDVSLAVKEKEIFGFLGPNGAGKTTTIRLLTGVLTPDSGTARIGGIDIHRHPLDAKMLMGVIPESSNVYGDLSAEQNLHLTGKFYGLPRDVRSQRISETLARLGLYERRTDPVRTFSKGMKQRVSIACAIIHRPPVLFLDEPTSGLDVQSRRLVTDTIRHMNQQGSTIFLTTHNIEEANSLCETVCIINRGNVVATGRPEQLKKTFDTTQSVEVSFDRNVGKELFKNEAIEKAEPFGDKWRLYTTNPDGVVRFVSTLAEREHLTITSIATPGPSLEEAFVKLTEGP from the coding sequence ATGACCGCGATTGAAGCCCTGAGGCTTTTCAAGAATTTTAACGGCGTTAAGGCAGTGAACGATGTCAGCCTCGCAGTCAAAGAAAAAGAGATCTTCGGGTTCTTAGGCCCCAATGGTGCCGGAAAGACCACGACCATCCGGCTGCTCACGGGTGTGCTGACACCTGATTCCGGTACGGCACGCATCGGGGGCATTGACATCCACCGCCACCCGCTGGATGCAAAGATGCTCATGGGGGTCATACCGGAGAGCAGCAACGTCTACGGGGATCTTTCTGCGGAGCAGAACCTGCACCTGACCGGGAAGTTCTACGGCCTGCCCCGGGACGTGCGGTCGCAGAGAATTTCCGAAACCCTCGCCCGGCTGGGGCTGTACGAGCGGCGCACAGATCCAGTCCGCACGTTCTCCAAGGGGATGAAGCAGCGGGTCAGTATCGCCTGCGCAATCATCCACCGCCCGCCAGTCCTCTTCCTTGATGAGCCCACGAGCGGGCTCGACGTGCAGAGCCGGCGGCTCGTGACCGATACGATCCGGCATATGAACCAACAGGGCAGCACGATCTTTCTTACCACCCACAACATCGAAGAAGCAAATTCCCTTTGCGAAACTGTCTGCATCATCAACAGGGGAAATGTTGTTGCGACCGGAAGGCCTGAGCAGCTCAAAAAGACGTTTGACACCACGCAGTCAGTGGAAGTGTCATTTGACCGGAATGTGGGAAAGGAGTTGTTTAAAAACGAAGCGATTGAAAAAGCGGAACCCTTTGGTGACAAATGGCGGCTGTATACCACCAATCCCGATGGCGTTGTCAGGTTTGTCAGCACGCTTGCCGAAAGGGAACACCTGACTATTACCTCCATTGCGACACCCGGGCCGAGCCTTGAGGAGGCATTTGTGAAACTGACGGAGGGGCCATGA
- a CDS encoding putative zinc-binding protein — translation MTSALVTCSGLSNTGRLTTQAALTLLQRRPGQYIWMHARQPAATLESGVIDADRVIVLDGCTDCCANRRLAAAGLSPHVHIIATGLGIGKNGMAEVRLDEIEQVVCAVMENGGET, via the coding sequence ATGACCTCTGCGCTCGTCACCTGCTCCGGTCTCTCGAATACCGGCAGACTCACCACCCAGGCCGCCCTCACCCTGCTCCAGCGCAGGCCGGGGCAGTATATCTGGATGCATGCCAGGCAGCCCGCTGCGACACTGGAGAGCGGAGTTATCGATGCGGACCGCGTGATCGTCCTTGACGGATGCACCGACTGCTGCGCGAACAGGAGACTTGCTGCTGCGGGTCTATCACCCCATGTCCACATCATAGCTACCGGACTTGGTATCGGGAAGAACGGAATGGCTGAAGTGCGGCTGGATGAGATTGAGCAGGTAGTATGCGCGGTCATGGAGAACGGGGGTGAGACGTAA